In Ananas comosus cultivar F153 linkage group 10, ASM154086v1, whole genome shotgun sequence, the sequence GGGGACCAAAATGTAACCTAATCTTGTTATGTGAATACTACTAAATGAAGCATGTTTAGCCTCTTGTTTCTACACTTGTTTCTCTATGGATGCAACATACTCATGTGGCGAAAGGCGCGAATCATTTACAGCTTTATATTTGAGTTTAACCCTAGCAAGGAGTTGGATCATAAAGCAAACTAATTATttacttcaataaatttatagttgtgagaattacatgaaatatattaactaaacctGTAAAGATGAGccacgcattcaaattttgaactcaaaataCCATGAACAGactcaaataaaacaaattgagaggtcagatagtaaaatcaaaatagtccatagttcAGGTACGTTATGTATGTTTTTGTCTTTTTCAAACCATAACTGTGgacttaattttgaatttaatgcATTTATTTTATGAATAATTGGGGGGTTTGAATTTTGTGTTGGAACTAATCCACTCCAATTTTGGTTGCATGGACTCAAAagtaatttcatttttcttgGCGGGTCTCGAGGTAATTCGACGAGGGCATTGGAATTTCTATAGGTAAGTAATGATTTGcgtattttgaaaaaattaattaaaaggatCTAGATGCAAAATTCACCATAAAATAATGAGCCAATATGTGGGTAAATTACATCATTGGTCACTCAactttttgattaaatttttatttaggtCATTGGAACTTCAATTTCTTTCAATTAAGGCACTAAACTTTAACTTGTATTTTAATTCAGTCCCTATTCGAagcattaatttattattccatgattacatatatattactaacccttttatttgaaaaattatgaaacaaaataataaaatcatgaactaattgaaataaaaataaaaactactaATATGTAACTTTATTTGAATTGAATTATGCTTAGGAGATAATAATAGTTTgtttaaatatgattaatttgttaaagggttaggtaaaaaaaaaaaaaactctttttacaAGGTGAAAAATAGTTTATGAACATTAAATAATGAAGCAACATTTTATAACTACCTTAAACTACTAaattatttatctctttttttttctttttatatttttattttagcaaatgatcacaaaaaattataattaatatataagaaCAAATTCAtggttttttctctctctttttttttgtttttttcaagTTGGAAAATGAGCATCTAATTAATAATGCCGGAAAATTTAGGACAATTAAGACGATTCCGCTACCGTTTCACAACGCCGACGAAGATTAAAATCCGAACCAGAAtccgaaaagagaaaaaaaatgcaaaataaaatgAGCGAAAAATGTGCACTTTGGGTAGAATGATTCATTTTTAATGCtatgaataaaaagaaaaattatcgGTTTATCGCGCATTATATTGTAATTTTCAgtgaaaaagaataattaatcaTCTCTCTTGTTTTTTATTGTTACAAtaccaaacaaaaataataatcaaaatatagtgaattttttctttttttttaatatatggaAATATGAATAAAATGAATCCTCTATAATTAATACATGAAATACAAGATatgaaggaatatatatatatatatatatatatatatatatatatatatatatatatatttcactcCTATTTTTATATATGCCTTTACCAAAGTGTTAACACCAAAATAGTAGCCAATAGGGTTTTAATGCACCTCTTAGTAATCTCCATGTGCCCATGCATTCCATTGCTTCCACTCTGCAAtttcacacaaaaaaaaaaaaaaagggggggttATATATGTTTGATTTATTTGCCCTAACTTCCCAATCCTTGCTATTCCCAACTCAGCTCACGTTCGACTCGAAATGAGATGGAAATCACTTGCttgtttaataaataattaaaattttcaactcgatattttaacaagCAGAACACAAGTTTGTATCAATTtactcgtgtttggctcgatatAGCTTGAATGTgtatatataacaaaattttactCTTTGAGTTTTAGGTCAACCCTAATATAAAGGACCAacattttgtgaattttaattattagtttaaaattttaattctttacattttttttaaatcttttcaccAAATGGCAGGGTTAATAATCTAATTTACTATTCATGAGACAACTCTCGTTTAGCCcgtcaataaataaatataagtcAAATTTTTGGACTTAATATTTTAACGGACTAGCTCATGTTTACCGTTCCCATCTCGCTAGTGTTCAGCGGGTTGACGGTTTCTGATGCTTTAAAGACATGCATAAAAAGTTTTACGTTACCAAATCAGAGGCCAGCGGTGCCGGTCCGGCGGCGTCAGCGTCGGGCGGCGTCGGCGCCACCGGCGGTGCCGGCGGGCTCGGCGCCACCGGCGCAGGCGCCGGCGCGTGCTTCTTCCCGTGccgcttctttttcttcttcttcttatgcTTCCCCTTCTCCggtgccggcgccggcgccaccGCCGGCCCCGCCGGCGGGTACTTGCCGGAGCATGCGCCGGCGGCCCCACCGGCGGGACCATACGGCGGTGCCACCGGCGGGCGGAGGACGCTCCTGCTCGGGAccgtcggcggcggcgcacCGCGGCGTACGGACGGGGCACTGGCGAGCGGCGATTTTCTTGGCGGACGGGCGATTTTTTCCGGACGGGGCGACCGTCGGCGGGGCGCACCGGGCGGCGGCAATGTAGGGTTGGGGACACCTGGAGGCGGTGAGGTTACAGGGGGAGGGTCGTCGCGGGGGGCGGCGAGGTTACGGGAGgcggggagaggaggagaaggggtgGAGGGGGGAGGAAGGGACGGCGCGGAGGAGGGGGATTGAGCTCCTGCAAACACGAAAATGGAGGAGGaaatgatgacgatgatgaacGCGAGCGACTGATTAACAATCATTTTTGACTAATGTTGTAGTGGTGGTGATTGTGCTTGTGCTTGTGCTTGTGTTGTATCCATTTGCGTTTTATAtacacttttttattattattatttattacaatATATGATGAGGGGTGTttttacagagagagagagaggtgggtggGTGGGTACAAATGGAAGGTGAGGTAAAAGGACATGGGAGCAAACAAATCCTTAATTTTCATGCATGAAAAATATTAAGATTGGTAGgggataattaattaatattattattattattattgttgttgttgtttttattacTAAAATAGTGCAAATGTGGGGGGCTCAATACAATTATTACAAATATTTATGTTGTTTTCTATGAGCTGTTTTAAGAGTATTGTAGTAGACAATTCGTGCGACGCATTCAATTGCGTGTACGAGCCAATTCAAGGCCCTCAGCATCAGGGATTCATTGCAGGGCATTTCTGACAACAGTCGCGCatcgaatgaaaaaaaaaaaagaagaagaataatatgtatcaaaaattttaataataatatctaaaatatgagaGTTATCGGATAAAGAGTAATCTCGTATCGTTTGGTAATTCTAGTCTTATGTGTGTGATTCGATTTAAATCTGACGAGAGCATCAGGATCTAATAATAGAAAGAGTTTGTAACACCCTAACAGAAAccctagcaataataactggaTACGAGTATTTTAGGCCCGAACGAATTATTACTGCTAACGGATCGGATCTTACAATACCCATAGCAGCAGTCACACTCGAATGGGATCAAGTTTAGCAGTTCGAAGACGACGTTAGAGCTCACGTCGTGTGGCGTGTGGATGCAACAGAGTTTTATGAACCCCAGTTTCGTTGAAACATGATTTTCCAAATTGGATTCGATAGCTTGTCATGATCCGATTCTGATCCCGAGTTCTCACGACTCCTGACGCCTTAATTTGAGTGGTAAaaattgtctctttttttttcaatattgttctttaTCTTATTCTGTTCGTTCTAATCTTGGCTGTCGAATCAGTAACGCCTTCTAGAAGCTT encodes:
- the LOC109716247 gene encoding lysine-rich arabinogalactan protein 19, with translation MIVNQSLAFIIVIISSSIFVFAGAQSPSSAPSLPPPSTPSPPLPASRNLAAPRDDPPPVTSPPPGVPNPTLPPPGAPRRRSPRPEKIARPPRKSPLASAPSVRRGAPPPTVPSRSVLRPPVAPPYGPAGGAAGACSGKYPPAGPAVAPAPAPEKGKHKKKKKKKRHGKKHAPAPAPVAPSPPAPPVAPTPPDADAAGPAPLASDLSGSNGMHGHMEITKRCIKTLLATILVLTLW